AAAAAGGGGGTACCGAGGTGCGCTTGGGCAGCGGCGGGAATACCGGGGCCGCGGTCGCACACGGCCACGGTGATGCCAGCACCATCCCAGCGGGCACAGACCTCGATCTGGTCCGGGGAGGCGTCGGCGGCGTTGTTGAGCACGTTCATCAAAGCCTGGGTCAGGGTTTTGTCCGTCACCACAACCGGTGGCGCCCCCTCTCCTGCAAGGTGGCAGCGGGGCGCGGCGCCGGGCCGCAGCAGGCGCCACTGGCTGAGCACCTGGCACAGGTACTTGTCCAGGGCAATGCGGCGCACCGCCTCGGCCCGCGGCACCCCGGCGCTGGCAGCCATGTCGCTGACGATGGTCTTGCAGCGGACCAGCTGCTGCTGGAGGATCTCCGCTTTCTCCCTGAGTTCGGGATCATTGCCATGATCATGCAACAGCTCCCCACTCACCACCGCCATGGTGGCCAGGGGGGTGCCCAATTCGTGGGCGGCACCGGCAGCGAGGGTGCCCAGGGCCACTAGGTGCCGGTCCTCAAGCGCCTGCTCCCTGGCCTCGGCCAGCTTGCGGTCGCGCTGACGCAGGCTCTCCGCCAGCCGCGCCACGAAAAACACGATCAACGCCACGCCCATCACAAAGCTGAACCACATACCCAACACGTGCAAATCGAAACTGCTGCCGTGCTGCACCCGGGCGTGGGGCAAGGGCCGGTAGTAAAACATCAACAGGCTGTAGCAGGCCAGAACCAGCCCGGCCATAGCCCATACGTGACGATGGGGCAGGGTGGCGGCGACGATCACCAGGGGCAGGAGCAACAGGGAGACGAAGGGGTTGGTGGAACCGCCGGTAAAATAGAGCAAGGCAGTGAGCACCCCCACGTCTGCCACCAGATGCAGGAAAAACTCCCCCACTGAGACGCCGCCGGCGGTGCGGCTGCGGAAGCCGGTGAGCAGAGTCAGCAGGACATAGACAGCCATCACCGAGACAATGGGCAGCATGGGCAAGGCCACATCCAGACCCACAGAGGCCACCCCCACCGCGATTATCTGAGCGGCCAC
This Gammaproteobacteria bacterium DNA region includes the following protein-coding sequences:
- a CDS encoding HAMP domain-containing histidine kinase, with translation MAVFADALNLRALWALKSLLVAAQIIAVGVASVGLDVALPMLPIVSVMAVYVLLTLLTGFRSRTAGGVSVGEFFLHLVADVGVLTALLYFTGGSTNPFVSLLLLPLVIVAATLPHRHVWAMAGLVLACYSLLMFYYRPLPHARVQHGSSFDLHVLGMWFSFVMGVALIVFFVARLAESLRQRDRKLAEAREQALEDRHLVALGTLAAGAAHELGTPLATMAVVSGELLHDHGNDPELREKAEILQQQLVRCKTIVSDMAASAGVPRAEAVRRIALDKYLCQVLSQWRLLRPGAAPRCHLAGEGAPPVVVTDKTLTQALMNVLNNAADASPDQIEVCARWDGAGITVAVCDRGPGIPAAAQAHLGTPFFTTKAGGQGLGLYLARAAIGRHGGALALLARPGGGTCVEITLPDERPAVP